One Desulforhopalus sp. DNA segment encodes these proteins:
- a CDS encoding ABC transporter ATP-binding protein, producing the protein MSSDIAIKVDKLSKCYQLYDRPRDRLLQMLRRGRKQYYREFWALKDVSFEIKKGETVGIIGRNGSGKSTLLQLVCGTLNPTCGSIQTNGRIAALLELGSGFNPEFTGRENVYMNASVLGLSHELINRRFDEIVSFADIGDFIEQPVKTYSSGMMVRLAFAVIAHVDADILVIDEALSVGDAFFTQKCMRFLRKFMEKGTVLFVSHDTGAVINLCRSAIWLDKGVAKRQGDPKEIAKFYLEELYESQQGEGAIIPEIENDTRAVLIKDQPRDMRLDYINSTTYRNDIELFSFMSDSPAFGKGGGHIISVQLQDRHGNPLTWVVGGEMVALKVFCRAEIDLFSPIIGFSVNDRLGQTLFGDNTCNFSQRKPLTISSGSSFYAIFDFMMPILPMGDYSVTVALAEGSQQDHVQHHWIHEAILFKSHSSSVSTGLVGVPMKDIKMGKV; encoded by the coding sequence ATGTCCTCTGATATTGCCATCAAGGTAGACAAACTGAGTAAGTGCTACCAACTGTATGACAGACCACGCGACAGGCTCCTGCAAATGCTGCGGCGCGGCCGTAAGCAGTATTACCGGGAATTCTGGGCACTAAAGGATGTCTCCTTTGAGATCAAAAAGGGTGAGACCGTAGGAATTATTGGCCGTAATGGTAGCGGTAAGTCAACGTTGCTCCAGCTGGTTTGCGGGACACTCAATCCGACCTGCGGCAGTATTCAGACAAACGGTCGAATTGCCGCCTTATTGGAACTTGGTTCGGGTTTCAATCCGGAATTCACCGGGCGAGAAAACGTCTATATGAATGCCTCGGTACTTGGCCTCAGTCATGAACTTATCAATCGTCGTTTTGATGAGATAGTTTCTTTTGCCGATATCGGTGACTTTATTGAACAGCCTGTGAAAACCTATTCCAGCGGTATGATGGTCCGCCTGGCCTTTGCTGTAATTGCCCATGTGGATGCCGATATTCTGGTGATCGATGAGGCTCTCTCCGTGGGGGATGCCTTCTTCACTCAGAAATGTATGCGATTTCTGAGAAAGTTTATGGAGAAGGGCACAGTGTTGTTTGTCAGTCATGATACCGGGGCAGTGATTAATCTCTGCCGGAGTGCTATCTGGCTCGATAAAGGCGTGGCAAAACGCCAAGGAGATCCTAAGGAAATTGCCAAGTTCTATCTTGAAGAGCTTTATGAATCCCAGCAGGGTGAAGGTGCAATAATCCCAGAAATAGAAAATGACACACGTGCTGTGTTGATCAAGGATCAGCCGCGTGATATGCGGTTAGATTATATAAATTCAACCACATACCGCAACGATATTGAGTTGTTTTCCTTTATGTCTGACTCCCCTGCTTTTGGCAAAGGCGGAGGGCACATAATTTCGGTTCAACTCCAGGATCGGCACGGAAATCCATTAACCTGGGTGGTGGGTGGAGAAATGGTGGCATTAAAGGTTTTCTGTCGAGCAGAAATTGACTTGTTCAGCCCAATTATTGGCTTTTCCGTTAACGATCGGTTAGGGCAAACATTGTTTGGTGATAATACGTGCAACTTTTCACAGCGGAAACCGTTGACCATTTCATCCGGAAGTTCGTTCTATGCCATTTTTGACTTTATGATGCCGATCTTGCCTATGGGGGACTATTCGGTTACCGTTGCCTTGGCGGAAGGATCACAGCAAGACCATGTGCAGCACCATTGGATACATGAGGCCATCCTCTTTAAATCGCATAGTAGCAGCGTCAGCACAGGGCTTGTCGGTGTGCCGATGAAAGATATTAAAATGGGCAAGGTATGA
- a CDS encoding acyltransferase translates to MINNTTSHQIHQNNFTVLRWLAAGLVLYGHSFVFLGLPAPSFMSWASLGALGVYIFFAISGYLVAQSWVSDPHPFRFLQRRALRIFPGLVVCITLTVLMLGPLLTKLPIFEYFSHVQTRNYFSNIALYMSYNLPGVFTTNHYPNAINGSLWSLPAEFSMYFALALVGVARIPKFGWAIVALCFVVLAKLWAMETPKMLVIYRTDFRQVLICGAYFWVGAAAFKYNISRLFTVSNVLGAVIIWLMLTRWPQLFVIASWIILPFLVIAFGMAHSPILSRFAKYDYSYGIYIYAFPVQQTIAHFWPHMPLKIYLIVTGIITVILAGLSWHWIERPALKLKPPRPI, encoded by the coding sequence ATGATCAATAATACCACCTCGCACCAGATCCATCAAAATAACTTTACAGTATTACGGTGGCTTGCCGCAGGTTTAGTTCTTTATGGCCATTCATTTGTTTTTCTAGGATTGCCGGCTCCGTCATTTATGAGTTGGGCATCATTAGGAGCACTTGGGGTTTATATTTTCTTTGCCATCAGTGGCTACTTGGTGGCTCAAAGTTGGGTAAGTGATCCCCATCCTTTTCGATTCTTGCAGCGGCGAGCTCTAAGAATATTTCCTGGTTTAGTGGTTTGCATTACATTGACAGTTTTAATGTTGGGTCCACTTCTGACAAAATTGCCGATTTTTGAATATTTTTCACATGTGCAGACCCGAAATTATTTCTCCAATATCGCATTGTATATGTCCTATAATTTACCAGGAGTATTCACAACAAATCATTATCCAAATGCAATAAATGGTTCTTTGTGGAGTTTGCCGGCAGAGTTTTCGATGTACTTCGCTTTGGCGCTGGTCGGTGTAGCTCGCATTCCTAAATTTGGGTGGGCTATTGTAGCCTTGTGCTTTGTGGTATTAGCAAAATTATGGGCGATGGAGACTCCAAAAATGTTAGTGATCTATCGCACTGACTTCCGCCAAGTATTAATTTGCGGAGCATATTTCTGGGTTGGTGCCGCCGCATTTAAGTACAACATTAGCAGGTTATTCACGGTTAGTAATGTTTTAGGAGCAGTAATTATCTGGCTGATGCTCACCCGCTGGCCTCAATTATTTGTTATTGCGAGTTGGATAATCCTTCCATTTCTTGTGATTGCTTTTGGTATGGCGCACAGTCCAATTCTCAGCCGATTTGCAAAGTATGATTATTCATATGGCATATATATTTATGCCTTTCCTGTCCAGCAGACTATCGCCCATTTTTGGCCACACATGCCTTTAAAGATCTATCTTATCGTCACAGGGATTATTACTGTCATTCTGGCAGGGTTATCATGGCATTGGATAGAGCGGCCTGCTCTCAAATTGAAGCCACCCCGCCCTATTTGA
- a CDS encoding glycosyltransferase family 2 protein has translation MNLLIYIPAFNEAKTIRQVIASIPGSFVGIEDVKVLVVNDGSSDNTTGEAEAAGAFVVSHKSNKGVGGAFQTAVRVALERRVDILCSIDADGQFDVGQISQMIKPIVQGVADFCIGKRFTNAKPANMPEIKYWGNQQVNRIVSWACGEKIEDASCGFRAYSKECLLSLNLQGKFTYTHETILDLVNKGFCIEQIPVSVKYFDDRVSRVANSLLKYGVQTGKIILKSLKDYKPFYFFGAIAAVVFIIGLIPGVFVALHWLLIGTISPYKGLGILSVLTEIVAVIFFVLALIADILGRIRDNQEKIMYLLKSMKFKE, from the coding sequence ATGAATCTATTGATATATATTCCAGCCTTTAATGAGGCTAAAACAATCAGGCAGGTCATCGCAAGTATACCAGGATCATTTGTAGGAATTGAAGATGTTAAGGTTTTAGTCGTCAATGATGGGAGCAGCGATAATACCACAGGGGAAGCAGAGGCCGCTGGTGCCTTTGTGGTTAGTCATAAATCCAATAAAGGTGTCGGTGGAGCCTTTCAAACTGCGGTTCGTGTCGCTTTGGAAAGGCGGGTTGATATTCTTTGCAGTATTGATGCTGACGGACAATTCGATGTAGGGCAAATATCCCAAATGATAAAACCCATAGTTCAGGGCGTCGCAGACTTTTGTATAGGAAAAAGATTTACAAATGCTAAGCCCGCAAATATGCCTGAGATAAAATATTGGGGGAATCAGCAGGTGAATCGAATCGTTTCTTGGGCTTGCGGAGAAAAAATTGAGGATGCCTCTTGCGGCTTCAGGGCGTATTCCAAGGAATGCCTTCTAAGTCTGAATTTGCAAGGAAAATTTACATATACACACGAAACTATTTTAGATCTTGTTAACAAGGGTTTTTGTATTGAGCAAATACCTGTCTCAGTCAAGTATTTTGATGATCGCGTTTCAAGAGTGGCCAATAGTCTTCTGAAATATGGTGTGCAGACAGGAAAGATAATTTTAAAGTCGCTAAAAGACTATAAACCGTTTTACTTTTTTGGCGCTATAGCAGCCGTTGTTTTTATTATTGGGTTGATCCCTGGGGTTTTTGTAGCTCTGCATTGGTTACTTATCGGTACGATAAGTCCCTATAAAGGCCTTGGGATTTTGTCTGTCTTGACTGAGATTGTAGCAGTAATCTTTTTTGTCCTGGCGCTTATTGCGGATATTCTTGGAAGAATTCGAGATAATCAGGAAAAGATCATGTATTTGCTTAAGAGTATGAAGTTTAAGGAGTAG
- a CDS encoding glycosyltransferase: MSNANMILNQQLSWTGERYLPEVHGNIEAEHLHRYLFAMQFTEGKRVLDIASGEGYGAALLAVKSSTVVGVDIDAEAVLHANSKYRISNLEFKIGSCASIPLDDQSVDIVVSFETLEHHAEHELMMREIKRVLIPGGVLVISTPDKLEYTDNTKTQNKYHVKELYRDEFDGLLAGFFKRHLMCGQKMVYGSAIFQENSISRVRSYETNATTDHKISGISRPLYLIAVASDGELPLLEGGLFEQPLSENDYVRESTWQIESQQKEIARCHEIIDNFQKDIVQRDWQVVVLQHNLLEKEMKTNKLYGYISNSSLLKFAHILNIQKWIGYVKFHQCLKEQPLLDASWYLLQYPDVKESNISPVYHYFFFGIEEERNPNPYFDTRWYLSQYSDVARSGINPLMHFMLYGAQEARNPNPYFHTHWYLFEYPDVANSDMNPLVHYIRYGIAEGRNPNPYFDANWYTNKYPEVKASGLPPLLHYMEFGIIEKRNPGPFFETCWYIDEYKEVTSIGIDPLLHYMQYGIKEGKNPNPYFQSIWYLEEYPDVASSGLDPLLDYIKHGLEKGRNPNPYFDTRWYLGEYPEVFATGMHPLQHFIECGVEEGRNPTPYFNTRWYLHVYPDVAKSGMNPLLHFMKHGEKEGRNPGPFFNGIWYLAAYPDVAQSGMNPLHHYMKYGVVEGKRLSFTPTVIPGFVRPGVSSASVRPFALSLAEKTSIDSEETLFFDLVLVTFNSGRWIDNCLRSLLPHEKTITLTIIDNASTDDTVNKISEFSNQFSHITIIKNSTNAGFGVANNQGAEVGSNRYLVFLNIDTELHDPQALMKLSDIINRSANDVAAWEFRQLPYEHPKCYDPVSLETSWFSGAAVAVKREAFEAVKGFDANLFMYCEDVDLSWRLRAQGYRLLYCPSLTITHHCYSRAGETKPIAQYFGALHNYFLRNRFGKDLDIQVGRDLLLRFFRYVGKYAPHELHEKLTEVDRTSAIFRSTRCESNQFFKPFFEGNDYEVRREGDFFASAVVESNAKVSVIVRTIGRLHYLERALYSIINQTYRNVEIVVVEDGSSFAQDLVSSFRGHNVVYRPVAKVGRCQAGNIGLSIASGDFFNFLDEDDLLYCDHVETLLNALLKNPENDAVWASAFCVSTTESEDGSSYYDRHYQVAHTVEPDSTTILERNHFPIQAVLFRRQCFENLGGLDPDLEYLEDWDLWIRYMRNYKFLRIAKTTSLYRIPFEKDMYDKRKNNLDHYYERIQEKHRILK, translated from the coding sequence ATGAGTAATGCTAATATGATATTAAACCAACAGTTATCTTGGACCGGTGAACGATACCTTCCAGAAGTACATGGAAACATAGAAGCTGAGCATCTCCATCGTTATCTTTTTGCAATGCAATTTACCGAAGGAAAAAGAGTCTTAGATATTGCGAGCGGAGAAGGTTATGGAGCTGCATTATTAGCAGTTAAGTCGAGCACTGTCGTTGGTGTAGATATCGATGCAGAAGCTGTTTTACATGCTAATTCTAAATATCGCATTAGCAATCTAGAGTTCAAAATTGGTTCGTGCGCATCTATACCGCTAGATGACCAAAGTGTCGATATAGTAGTTAGTTTTGAGACTCTTGAGCACCATGCCGAGCATGAGTTAATGATGCGTGAAATAAAGCGAGTCTTAATTCCTGGAGGAGTACTGGTTATATCTACTCCAGACAAATTGGAATATACCGACAATACAAAAACTCAAAATAAATATCATGTAAAAGAATTATATCGCGACGAGTTTGATGGATTACTTGCGGGATTCTTCAAGCGGCATCTCATGTGTGGCCAAAAGATGGTATATGGATCGGCAATTTTCCAGGAAAACAGTATTAGCAGAGTAAGAAGTTATGAAACTAATGCGACAACGGATCATAAGATTTCCGGTATTTCTCGTCCATTGTATTTAATTGCTGTCGCATCCGATGGGGAGTTGCCTTTGCTCGAGGGTGGGCTTTTTGAGCAGCCACTCAGTGAAAATGATTATGTACGTGAATCAACGTGGCAGATAGAAAGCCAGCAGAAGGAAATTGCACGGTGCCATGAAATAATAGACAATTTTCAGAAGGACATTGTTCAGAGGGATTGGCAGGTTGTTGTGCTGCAACACAACTTGTTAGAAAAAGAGATGAAAACAAACAAGTTGTATGGATATATTTCGAATTCTTCTTTGTTAAAGTTTGCGCACATTTTAAATATTCAAAAATGGATTGGGTATGTTAAGTTTCACCAATGTCTCAAGGAACAACCTTTACTTGATGCAAGCTGGTATTTACTACAATATCCTGATGTTAAGGAATCAAATATCTCGCCAGTTTATCACTACTTTTTTTTTGGAATAGAAGAAGAGAGAAATCCTAATCCATATTTCGACACTCGCTGGTATTTAAGTCAGTATTCCGATGTCGCTCGTAGTGGAATTAATCCACTCATGCATTTTATGCTTTATGGCGCACAGGAAGCAAGAAATCCCAATCCGTATTTTCATACCCATTGGTATCTATTTGAGTATCCGGATGTTGCCAATAGCGATATGAACCCCTTGGTACATTACATAAGGTACGGTATTGCAGAGGGAAGGAATCCCAACCCGTATTTCGATGCAAATTGGTATACCAATAAATATCCGGAAGTCAAGGCAAGCGGTTTACCTCCCCTCCTTCATTATATGGAGTTTGGAATTATCGAGAAGAGAAATCCCGGACCGTTTTTTGAAACGTGTTGGTATATCGATGAGTATAAAGAAGTTACCAGTATCGGTATTGACCCACTGCTGCACTATATGCAATATGGCATTAAGGAAGGGAAGAACCCCAACCCTTATTTCCAATCAATATGGTATTTAGAAGAGTATCCGGATGTGGCTTCTTCCGGTCTTGACCCGTTGTTAGATTATATAAAACATGGGTTGGAAAAAGGGAGGAATCCTAACCCGTATTTTGATACACGGTGGTACCTTGGCGAATACCCCGAGGTATTCGCGACCGGGATGCATCCGTTGCAACACTTTATAGAATGTGGTGTTGAGGAGGGGAGGAACCCCACCCCCTATTTCAACACTCGCTGGTATTTGCATGTGTATCCCGATGTGGCAAAGAGCGGTATGAATCCATTGTTGCATTTCATGAAGCACGGAGAGAAAGAAGGACGAAATCCTGGACCCTTTTTTAATGGGATTTGGTATTTGGCCGCGTATCCTGACGTTGCTCAAAGTGGCATGAATCCACTGCATCACTATATGAAGTATGGGGTTGTTGAAGGAAAAAGACTGTCATTCACTCCGACTGTTATTCCAGGGTTTGTCAGGCCAGGAGTAAGTTCGGCCTCAGTAAGGCCCTTTGCCCTGTCCCTTGCAGAAAAAACCTCCATCGACTCGGAAGAGACCTTGTTCTTTGATTTGGTCCTCGTGACATTTAATTCAGGAAGGTGGATTGATAACTGCCTGAGATCATTGCTGCCACATGAAAAAACTATAACTCTTACCATAATTGATAACGCCTCAACAGATGATACGGTAAATAAAATATCGGAATTTTCAAATCAATTTTCACACATTACAATCATAAAAAATTCAACGAATGCTGGCTTCGGCGTTGCAAATAATCAAGGTGCTGAGGTTGGATCCAATCGGTATCTAGTGTTTTTGAATATTGATACGGAGTTGCACGACCCTCAGGCATTAATGAAATTGAGCGACATTATAAACCGATCGGCAAACGATGTGGCTGCCTGGGAATTTCGTCAATTGCCCTATGAGCACCCTAAATGTTACGACCCGGTTTCACTGGAAACAAGCTGGTTCAGCGGTGCCGCAGTTGCTGTAAAGCGAGAGGCGTTCGAAGCTGTCAAAGGATTCGATGCCAATCTTTTCATGTATTGTGAGGATGTTGACTTAAGCTGGCGACTCAGGGCCCAGGGCTATCGTCTGCTGTATTGTCCTTCGCTCACCATTACTCATCACTGCTACAGTCGGGCGGGAGAAACTAAGCCAATTGCACAGTATTTTGGTGCTCTACATAATTACTTTTTGCGTAATCGTTTTGGTAAAGATTTGGATATTCAGGTCGGACGGGATTTGCTTCTCCGCTTCTTCCGGTATGTGGGGAAATACGCACCCCATGAGTTGCATGAAAAACTCACCGAGGTGGATAGGACAAGTGCTATCTTTAGATCGACCAGATGCGAGTCGAACCAATTCTTTAAGCCATTTTTCGAAGGGAATGACTATGAAGTCCGTCGTGAGGGGGATTTCTTTGCCAGTGCAGTTGTGGAATCAAATGCCAAAGTGTCTGTTATCGTGCGCACGATAGGACGTCTTCATTATCTTGAACGCGCTCTTTATTCGATCATAAATCAAACGTATAGAAATGTGGAAATCGTCGTCGTTGAGGATGGCTCGAGCTTTGCCCAGGACCTCGTGTCTTCTTTTCGGGGGCATAATGTTGTTTATCGGCCGGTTGCTAAGGTGGGGCGTTGCCAGGCAGGAAATATCGGTTTATCAATAGCGAGCGGTGATTTCTTTAATTTTCTTGATGAGGATGATTTGTTGTATTGTGATCACGTGGAAACGCTGCTCAACGCTCTTTTAAAAAATCCTGAGAATGATGCTGTCTGGGCGTCAGCCTTTTGTGTGTCAACGACCGAATCGGAGGATGGATCGAGCTATTATGACAGGCATTATCAGGTTGCGCATACAGTGGAACCTGATAGCACTACCATACTTGAACGGAACCACTTTCCAATTCAGGCAGTACTGTTTCGTCGGCAATGTTTTGAAAATCTCGGTGGACTCGATCCCGATCTCGAATATCTTGAGGACTGGGACCTCTGGATACGATACATGCGGAACTACAAGTTTCTAAGAATTGCAAAGACCACATCGTTGTATCGAATACCTTTTGAAAAGGATATGTATGATAAGAGAAAAAATAATCTTGACCATTATTATGAACGTATACAGGAAAAACATAGAATACTGAAATAA
- the rsgA gene encoding ribosome small subunit-dependent GTPase A produces METTQMTGTGEEGLIVAHYGVAVEVLFAANSERRMIRVKRNSGHVVGDKVTVKEDVLTRLPRTSEISRMDARGGSHLVGANLDILGIVVSCEPLPPPGFIDRAIVAARKSSIQPILIINKSDLPCFAAYHAAIAPTYQESTNIFVLSAANGTGLAALSNFFSEGHRGIFIGPTGVGKSSILNSLLPDIDLQVGEISESKKRGRHTTTVSTLHYLNGGGEIIDSPGFNDFGLIDVSPAALAAHFPGFEKAGREGCRFRDCKHKAEPGCAVTSLLHKKEIDEKRYTVYLQILTETEALPTDSKYREMRHRRKKNG; encoded by the coding sequence TTGGAAACAACGCAGATGACCGGCACCGGCGAGGAAGGACTTATCGTCGCCCATTATGGGGTGGCGGTAGAGGTCCTCTTTGCTGCAAATAGTGAGCGAAGGATGATCCGGGTCAAGCGCAACTCGGGTCATGTGGTCGGCGACAAGGTGACGGTCAAGGAGGATGTCCTCACCCGGCTTCCCAGGACATCGGAAATCTCCCGCATGGACGCCCGCGGCGGCTCCCACCTGGTGGGAGCCAATCTTGACATACTGGGCATTGTCGTTTCTTGCGAACCGCTGCCGCCGCCGGGCTTTATCGACCGGGCAATTGTCGCGGCCCGAAAGTCCAGTATCCAACCAATACTGATCATCAACAAATCAGACCTTCCCTGCTTTGCCGCCTATCACGCTGCAATTGCCCCGACATATCAAGAATCGACCAATATCTTTGTGCTCAGCGCAGCTAACGGCACTGGCCTGGCCGCCTTGAGCAATTTCTTCAGTGAAGGACACAGGGGCATCTTCATCGGCCCTACCGGAGTCGGCAAAAGCTCCATCCTCAACAGCCTCCTTCCGGATATCGATCTACAGGTCGGTGAAATCAGCGAAAGCAAAAAGCGGGGAAGGCATACCACGACCGTGTCCACCCTCCACTATCTCAATGGCGGAGGGGAAATTATCGATTCGCCCGGCTTTAATGATTTCGGCCTGATCGATGTCTCACCAGCAGCCCTCGCCGCCCATTTTCCAGGGTTTGAAAAGGCCGGAAGAGAGGGATGCCGGTTCAGGGACTGCAAGCATAAAGCCGAGCCGGGCTGCGCAGTCACTTCTTTGCTGCACAAGAAAGAAATTGATGAGAAACGCTATACAGTATACCTGCAGATACTTACCGAGACTGAAGCGTTACCAACTGATTCAAAATACCGGGAAATGCGTCACCGGCGGAAGAAGAATGGGTGA
- a CDS encoding nitroreductase family protein, with product MFIDLLRKRRSIRQFLQRPVEKEKVDLLVEAMLRSPSSRSLNPWRFVVVSDPQVIQDLAKAKVHGSTFMKNAPLAIVVCADPAKCDVWIEDCSIATLIVHLAAADLGLGSCWVQVRMREHDNQVSAEEYVKKLLGLQDTMVVEAMIAIGYPKGETTGHPQSSLLYDRVRYLTP from the coding sequence ATGTTTATTGATCTTTTACGAAAACGCAGAAGCATCCGGCAATTCCTTCAGCGACCGGTGGAGAAAGAAAAAGTCGACCTGTTGGTTGAGGCCATGCTGCGTTCTCCGTCTTCCCGCAGTCTCAACCCCTGGCGGTTTGTAGTGGTTTCCGATCCTCAAGTCATCCAGGACCTGGCCAAAGCCAAGGTTCATGGGTCGACGTTTATGAAAAATGCGCCGCTTGCCATAGTGGTATGTGCCGATCCGGCAAAATGCGATGTCTGGATTGAGGATTGTTCTATTGCTACCCTGATCGTTCATTTGGCGGCGGCGGATCTTGGTCTGGGGAGTTGCTGGGTGCAGGTGCGAATGCGGGAGCACGACAACCAGGTATCGGCGGAGGAATATGTGAAAAAACTCCTGGGCTTGCAGGATACCATGGTGGTTGAGGCGATGATTGCCATAGGCTACCCCAAGGGGGAAACCACCGGGCATCCGCAGTCGTCATTGTTGTACGACCGGGTTAGGTATCTAACCCCCTGA
- a CDS encoding acyltransferase — protein sequence MNHKPIWNSGFSKIYFKKAIKFFLIHISKQFFIAPGLRSYLLAACGIKFYDRKSTFIGSDVLFDTTEGTTTTIGKNVVITNGSRIITHYPILSRTGIKEYRKGDVVIKDYAFIGMNTLIIKPVTIGLSAVVGAGSVVTKDVPDYSIVVGNPASVIATIDTTP from the coding sequence ATGAACCATAAACCGATCTGGAACTCCGGATTCTCAAAAATATATTTCAAAAAAGCTATAAAATTCTTCCTCATTCACATATCGAAACAATTTTTTATAGCTCCTGGTTTAAGAAGTTATCTCTTAGCTGCCTGCGGAATTAAATTTTATGACCGGAAAAGCACGTTCATCGGATCGGATGTTTTGTTTGATACAACAGAAGGAACAACAACAACAATAGGAAAAAACGTTGTTATAACTAATGGCTCAAGAATAATAACGCACTACCCTATACTGTCGAGAACAGGTATCAAAGAATACAGGAAAGGCGATGTGGTAATTAAAGATTATGCATTCATCGGCATGAACACGCTCATTATAAAACCGGTCACAATCGGACTCTCGGCAGTTGTTGGCGCAGGATCGGTGGTAACCAAGGACGTACCAGATTATTCGATTGTTGTCGGTAATCCGGCGTCTGTAATAGCTACAATTGATACTACTCCTTAA
- a CDS encoding class I SAM-dependent methyltransferase has translation MFKKIFTKIFDSTPSIDVSELNNGNKPGIRMLFPLGHFYSPVADPIDIRNREGRIWAQTDLMPGIEMNIQEQLNLLLKLKPYTAKIDFPTEKPDDGAIYFYSNDQFPVLDAEVLFTMLCHYRPKSVIEIGSGYSSLITAEVNRRILNLNLDFYCIEPFPRQFLIDGVPGITGLVQKRVEDVELEYFDRLDANDILVIDSSHVSKVGSDVNYLLFEVLPRLKQGVLVHFHDIFLPDEYPKVWVIDEGRNWNEQYLLRAFLQYNFDWKVVWAAHFMGTRHKAAVQESFSRYPEFGGGGSFWIQRK, from the coding sequence ATGTTTAAAAAAATCTTCACTAAAATATTTGATAGCACTCCTTCTATTGATGTTAGTGAACTAAATAATGGAAATAAGCCTGGTATTCGGATGTTGTTTCCGCTTGGTCATTTTTATTCGCCGGTAGCTGACCCTATCGATATCCGAAATCGCGAGGGAAGGATCTGGGCACAGACGGATTTGATGCCAGGAATTGAAATGAATATTCAGGAGCAGTTAAACTTGCTCCTCAAACTAAAGCCTTATACCGCGAAAATCGACTTTCCAACCGAAAAACCGGATGATGGCGCTATCTATTTTTATAGTAATGATCAGTTTCCGGTATTGGATGCAGAAGTCCTTTTCACAATGCTTTGCCACTATCGGCCAAAATCTGTAATTGAAATTGGCAGTGGCTATTCATCATTGATTACTGCTGAAGTTAATAGACGGATCCTGAACTTAAATCTTGATTTTTACTGTATTGAACCCTTTCCAAGGCAATTCCTTATTGATGGGGTTCCTGGAATCACCGGTCTTGTACAAAAAAGAGTGGAAGACGTTGAACTGGAATATTTTGATAGGCTGGATGCCAATGACATCTTGGTAATTGATTCATCGCATGTATCAAAAGTTGGAAGTGATGTAAATTATTTGCTTTTTGAGGTCTTGCCACGACTCAAACAGGGTGTGCTAGTCCATTTTCATGATATTTTTTTGCCGGATGAATATCCTAAGGTTTGGGTTATTGATGAGGGGAGAAATTGGAACGAGCAATACTTGCTGCGTGCATTTTTACAGTACAATTTTGATTGGAAGGTCGTTTGGGCTGCCCATTTTATGGGAACTCGTCATAAGGCCGCTGTCCAGGAAAGCTTTTCCCGATATCCCGAGTTTGGAGGCGGGGGAAGCTTTTGGATACAGAGGAAATAG